The proteins below are encoded in one region of Lactuca sativa cultivar Salinas chromosome 3, Lsat_Salinas_v11, whole genome shotgun sequence:
- the LOC122197132 gene encoding peroxisome biogenesis protein 6-like, whose protein sequence is MQGYIEMVVTLGYYYREPDRFATTSQNSHRKNYRPLHQDKVKTLASIITPTLCPSTLSSKFRVTVLLFGLPGCGKRTVVKHVASQLGLHVVEYSCHDLLASSEMKGSSMLAQAFSAARRYAPTILLLHHFDAFNKLSSNDGSQNDQVGMNSEVAYVIREFTEPFRQDDDYEDEEEEAEVDVLR, encoded by the exons ATGCAGGGATACATTGAGATGGTAGTCACATTGGGGTATTACTACCGTGAACCAGATCGATTTGCCACAACATCCCAAAACTCTCAT AGAAAAAATTACCGTCCTTTACATCAAGACAAAGTAAAGACCCTGGCCTCTATTATCACACCAACTTTATGCCCATCAACACTTTCATCAAAATTCAGGGTTACTGTTCTTTTGTTTGGTTTACCTGGGTGTGGGAAGAGGACTGTTGTGAAGCATGTTGCTTCTCAACTTGGGCTGCATGTGGTTGAGTATAGTTGTCATGATTTACTTGCATCTTCAGAGATGAAGGGTTCTTCCATGTTGGCTCAAGCTTTCAGTGCAGCTCGTAG ATATGCACCAACTATTCTTCTGCTGCACCATTTTGATGCTTTCAACAAATTGAGCTCTAATGATGGTTCACAAAATGATCAAGTTGGTATGAATTCTGAAGTTGCATATGTCATTAGGGAATTCACCGAGCCATTTAGACAAGATGATGattatgaagatgaagaagaagaagcagagGTTGATGTTTTAAGATGA
- the LOC128125852 gene encoding uncharacterized protein LOC128125852 yields the protein MGAPSSINHFRSISLPSRLTHPSCTKTEKKINELRASGKLVGSFENIQSSLVGLAELHVFVNEFVQAPKTQQALSHHQNETLVEAALEWSIGFLDTCSTLIDMIMLMKENVNALQMALRRKGSDSTVASKIAAYLCFRKMAKKVVTKSLRTLKHLEKKICSFLFVDIDHHVSLVSKVLKETNALTISLFRSILIIVSTKPKRDNGVQLIAKLLSKRTSTHKHDQLVLTEVETIELTLTLLHKNVRNGETKDVDVEVTLRRLQILDVGLEGLKVGLDHLFRRLIHSRVSLLNILVC from the coding sequence CGAGAAGAAAATAAATGAGCTGAGAGCGTCGGGAAAATTGGTGGGTTCGTTTGAAAACATTCAAAGTAGTTTAGTTGGTTTGGCAGAGTTGCATGTTTTCGTGAATGAGTTTGTCCAGGCTCCAAAGACCCAACAAGCTCTTTCTCACCACCAAAATGAAACCCTTGTCGAAGCTGCCTTAGAGTGGTCCATTGGGTTTCTAGACACATGTAGCACCCTTATAGACATGATCATGTTAATGAAGGAAAACGTGAACGCCCTTCAAATGGCCTTACGGAGGAAAGGTAGCGATTCAACAGTTGCTAGTAAAATTGCAGCGTATCTATGCTTCCGGAAAATGGCAAAGAAGGTTGTAACCAAGAGCCTCAGGACACTAAAACATCTAGAAAAGAAAATATGTTCATTTCTTTTTGTAGATATTGATCACCATGTGTCATTGGTTTCCAAAGTTCTTAAAGAAACTAATGCACTTACTATCTCCTTGTTCAGATCCATTTTGATCATTGTGTCAACCAAGCCTAAGCGTGATAACGGGGTTCAACTGATAGCAAAGTTGTTGTCCAAGCGTACATCCACACACAAACATGATCAATTGGTCCTCACCGAGGTTGAAACCATTGAATTGACTCTCACGTTGCTCCACAAGAATGTGCGCAATGGTGAAACCAAAGATGTTGATGTGGAAGTGACACTAAGGAGATTGCAAATTCTTGATGTGGGTCTTGAAGGATTGAAGGTTGGTTTAGATCACCTTTTCAGGAGATTAATCCATAGTAGAGTTTCCCTTCTCAATATCTTAGTTTGTTAG